Within the Thermococcus sp. CX2 genome, the region CCTCCTAGGCCTCTCAAGACGCCAGGCTATGTCCTTCCATATCTTCACTCCTTCCTCGTTTGACTTCTTTCTGAGGTAGCGGATGAGCCTCCTCAGGTTGATGTCAGTTGGACCGGTTCTCTTCATGAGCATTCCTCCTTCACAATTCTCGCACCGAGGGACGGGGTGAGCGTGAATTTGGTGCGGGGGCGGGGATTTGAACCCCGGAACCCCTACGGGACGGGACCCTGAATCCCGCGCCTTTGGCCAGGCTCGGCAACCCCCGCGTCACTCGGCTAATTTATGGAGTTCGCTTATAAATCTATCGCTCTTCCTCATCAGAATCTTGAGAGCTATGGTAACTATTTCCTCAACGGGGAGCTCCCCGTTGGTTTCCACGGTAAAGACGAACGTATTGGGCACAACCTCTTCGGTGATCTTATCACCCACAAACCGGTCGAACTTTCTTGGAAGGTAAAACGCCTTAATTGTCGTTATGATCAGCTCGTTCTCAGTCTCCTCCACCGGGAGACCGCGCTTTTCAGCCAAGGCCTTAAGCTCCTCCCAGTCCGGAACCTCTTTGCTGACGTGGATTTTGGTCAGGTACTTGTAGTAGACAAACCCTGGCTGCCATTTCGCGTGGTCCTTTCCGCGGCCGAGCTTGGCATAGGCGTTGAGCGTGAGCCTCTGTCCCTCAGCGAGCTTGACTATTGGGATGTTTGGGTTTGCTGGCCTGACGTCCGGGTCGTCGCTCTTAAGGTCGCCCGAATACACCATACCCGGGCCCTCTGCCTCCAGAGAAAGGGTAACCGTGTAGTCGTCAAGCTCTAAAGCATCGAGGGAAAACCTCCCAACTGGCGTAGTGAGTGGAATCATTGCCAGGCGGTGAGCGATAATCTCGTCAAAGAGGGCCGAATCGTTCTCGAATAACTCAACCTCATCTACAGCAAATGTGGGAACCTCTGAGAGGATGGTTCTCCTGAGGGCGTTGGCAAAGGGAATGTCAACTCCCTCAACGATGAACTTAATCGAGTCCTCCCTTTTGTCAAGAATCTCAAACTTCATTTTCCTCACCAAAAAAGAAGTTGTAGAGGGTCAGACTCTCCTGCCCCTTCTTCCGCCCTTCGGTCTGGTGCCGTCGTGCGGAATCGGGGTAACGTCCTCGACCCTTCCTATCTTCAGTCCGGCCCTGGCGAGGGCTCTGATGGCTGCCTGGGCACCCGGACCAGGGGTCTTGCTCTTGCTTCCGCCCGGGGCGCGAACCTTGATGTGTACACCGACGAAGCCCTTCTCCATGGCCTCCTCGGCGGCCCTCTTGGCGGCTATCATAGCCGCGTAGGGCGAGGGCTCGTCCCTGTCGGCCTTAACGACCATACCACCGCTCCACCTGGAGACGGTCTCGGCCCCGGTGAGGTCGGTGATGTGGATGATGGTGTTGTTGTAGGAGGAGTAGATGTGGGCAACGCCCCACTTCTCCTTCTTCTTAAGGTTAACAACCTGCTGCTCCTC harbors:
- a CDS encoding DNA-directed RNA polymerase subunit D codes for the protein MKFEILDKREDSIKFIVEGVDIPFANALRRTILSEVPTFAVDEVELFENDSALFDEIIAHRLAMIPLTTPVGRFSLDALELDDYTVTLSLEAEGPGMVYSGDLKSDDPDVRPANPNIPIVKLAEGQRLTLNAYAKLGRGKDHAKWQPGFVYYKYLTKIHVSKEVPDWEELKALAEKRGLPVEETENELIITTIKAFYLPRKFDRFVGDKITEEVVPNTFVFTVETNGELPVEEIVTIALKILMRKSDRFISELHKLAE
- a CDS encoding 30S ribosomal protein S11, whose protein sequence is MSEEQQVVNLKKKEKWGVAHIYSSYNNTIIHITDLTGAETVSRWSGGMVVKADRDEPSPYAAMIAAKRAAEEAMEKGFVGVHIKVRAPGGSKSKTPGPGAQAAIRALARAGLKIGRVEDVTPIPHDGTRPKGGRRGRRV